The Cryptococcus gattii WM276 chromosome K, complete sequence genome contains the following window.
TCCTTGCCCAACATCATGAAGGctaagaagaagaagattgaaACTCTTAAGCCTGAGGACCTCGGCCTTGACTTTGTATGTCCAAGTATAGTCTGAGACCCTCTTTGCTGACAATCCTTCAGACTCCCCGACTCGAGACTATTTCCGTCACTGAACCCCCTAAACGACAAGGCGGTGGCAAGGTTAGTTCTCTTTACATCGCATTGACCTTTTCGCTTATCTCTTGCAGGTTGAGACTGTCCAGGAGCTTGTCGccaagatgaaggaggCGGGTGTCCTGTAAGGTCGAAGTTTGGAGTTATCATTGAAATTAAATGGGATTACAGACATTAACTCGATGAAGACGACCTGTGATGCATATATATGAGATTACTGCCGTACGTGTTTATGAGTAGTCCATTCCACCGCATCGAACTACAAGTTCACAGAAGTTGCACAAATCACTCGACAGACCGCTCTCGTCGGTCCCTGCTCTTTTGTTTTTGCGGAAAGAGGTCGACAAATAAATTATTGCTTGGTCGAGTAATGGAGAGCGGCGACCGCCGCTGAGCGCACTACTTATTTATTGACTGATGATATTTTGGCCAGGCACGATTGCTCGTTTCTCTGACTAAATAATACCCCTCGCCTTCGTTGCGTATTCTTATTGTCTATTATCAATTCTTGTTACTTGCCTACTGGTACACTGCTCTATATAATAGAACTCCATACGAACATACTCCTGCGATAATTCTCTTCCGCGATCCCGACAGGTTTGGGTATACGTTTTTATCCATGCTTTTCGGCCGCCTCTTACATCGGCCAACATCTCGCACCTATGCCTGCGCTCACCAAATCAGTCGAACGACAAAAATGTCAAACAGCCGCACATACGCGGTTTCGTCAGAAAACAGACAAGATCCCGGTGGCGGCTCATCACTGGTAAAAACTTTGGTGGAACAGGATCCCTATCAGCGAATATGGTTCATAAGACCTCTTTCCTTGATGATGTTTAACACAGAGTCGGCTCGAGCAGCTCACCTGAATTCAATATGGGTATGTGTGACTAGCCGACTGTTTTGGCTATCAAAACAAATAATTTACGAGCTAATTTTGTTTCCGTCCTTCTCAGCACAATTACCGTTATCACGAAACGCATATCATCCCCTTTTGGACTCTGTGTATTCTCTCAGATTTGCGCTCAGAAGCCATACATCGCCGTACAGGAGGACAAGATTATGCGAATGTTGCTCAGCGTTTCTGCACCGAAATAGGTCTGAATATCGCAGCCGTTCCGGACAATCATTGGTGCAGGTAAATTTAGTTAACATCGTAATCTTGTGTTTGGTGTAGCTAAAATGCGAGCCAGTGGACTCTACTTCCGGGAAGTACTTCGAATGAGGCAAGAAACAATAAAAAAGATGCTCGAAGGCCCCATGATACGTTTATCAGATTTACTGCCTTCCCCGACTCCGGCGCTGTATGTCCGGGATTTCAGAAACGTCGGTGCTTCTGCTCCTTTCCACAACAATAATCAATATGATCCTGTGACAAGTCCTAAATTTGCATGGGGCCCACCCAAGCTAGAGCGATCAGACATGGAAAATATAATTTCAGCCCACGATGCTACGTTTGGTGATTGGGAGGATATCCATGTTAGAGTGAGAGATACGGTATGTTGTCAAGGTTATATGGCGAAGTAATCAAGCTGACACATGGTCAGAAACTGTTTGCCATACCAACGTATCGTAAGCTCTAGTTACAAAGTGCTATTCACAATGCTTATAAGTGGCATTTAGGTTTGCTTTACAAAGTGTATTTACCGTCCGGAGAAATAGCTGTTACCGACGGCGAGTTAAACGATAAGGGCCACAACATAATACTCGATTGGCCCAAAGGAAAAGCCCAGCCATCTAATCATGATGAATACGTATGTCTATAGGATATATAGGGGCATTACTAATGTCAAACTCTTAGAACAATGGGCTTATCTTTAATCGAACATGGCTTGATCATCCTGAGAAAGGCATAGGAAACTGTTTAATGGGGGATCAAGGATCCTCCAGCGTCGTCTCAACCTTGTTCAATGCCATGCGCCGCGGAGGTCCCATCAGGAAAGAGACTTGGGAGGACGATAAGATCATTCCTCTGATAGGTTCCGCGACTGTCCCTCATCTACAGTCCCTAATGTGAGTTTCTCGCGTCAAACCGGACGTCAAATTCATCCAGTTGTTGCGCAGGGAATACACAGGAAAAATGTTATGTGGTCAAGGACAAGCTTTCTCTGAGCCATCGTTCCCGATTGAGAAAAAAGCCACGAcaacttcctcttcttcccttttctcCAAAGTTGATCCCACTATTCGAACTAAGCGTTCCGCCGCGTCCAGCCCTTCTCCTGCGTCTTCTTTGTCTTCCAGATTATTTGGAGCATCTTCCTTTAAATCTGCAGCTTGGACATCCTCTGGATCCCACAGCAGCAAACGACAAGCTGTCTACGAGAAATTTGCTAGAGCCAAGGCTGAAAAGATTGGTAGCTCCATCTATGGTCCATCTGAGCAATATGCTTTAAGAAGACTTCATGACCGGAACGGATACTACGCCGAGCTGGGCGTGGAAAATCTCGCAGTCGAACTCCTTGATAAATCcaaagagaaggaggtCAACTCCATTTTGAAAGAGAAGTATTATACTTTGTGCAAAATCAGACACTCAGATATTGGAGGGGCAGAAGAGGATCAAGTGAGGTTGAACCGAGCATACGAGCAAGTGGAAACTTGTATGTACTTTCCCTATAGACGGGTTGTGTCGAAAGTTGCCCTGTTGACCTAGTGTGTAAAGATGAGCAAAGGCGAAACTATCAACTGAAGCCAGAAAATTGTCCGTCCTTAGATTAGAAGCATATATCATAGATAACCAGCATTAGGAATATCATTGTAGCATCTTGATATGTATCATTATATTAGCATAACTACCTCTATATCATCCAGTCTCCCAAGTCTGTTCCAAAAATCTCACATATCCCGTTGCTACCTCCCCTTCTGTCCAATTTCCTGCCGCTGCTAAGCCCCCGCTAGCCTGCGCCTTGACCTGCACCGTCTCATACTGCCTTTTCAGTCTAGACATCTCGCTGAGCGTTATTTTCTTCGCTGGTAGGTGAAGAACCAAAGATGGCGATGATGGGGCTGGAGGAGAAGGTATGGGGAAGGTGGTGGAATTTGGTAAAGAACTAAGGTGAGACAGAAGAGAAGAATTTATGAGAGAAGTAGTTGCGGTCAAAGTTTGAAGAGTATTAGGGGGTGGTTTGCCCCTCTGAGTTCATAATCAAAATAGTATCAGTGtcaaaagaaaaaaaataCTCACCTGAAGGACAGCAGAAGTAGGAGGTTTCTTGTCACCTTTTATGATGGCATTCCATATGTCTTCGAAAGGTGGATCTTCATCCCACGGTATAGTAAACAGTGGGCTATCCCATCGAACCATGGATGACGGTTCTTCGTATCGCATGATGAGATTGTCGAAGCTGCTCTCCAAGTTAGCAATCGTTTGAGAGCCCAAGGAGCCATCACGTACGTAGCTTGCTTGTAAGAACATTCTCCTCGTCCTTCATGCCATTTTCGACACATATCAGGCGGAGCGACAACATGAATCTTAATGGCATTGTCAACTATGATAACAAACAAAGATAGTAATAAGCTTACAGTAGCGACCCGCGTATGTGCCTCTCGAGCAGCACAGTACATCTGATAGCGAAAGCCTTTTATATAGTTGGCGGAGTCCACAATGGTGATGGTATCTGCCCCCAACGAGCGGTTGACATTGGAGAACAAGCTTGCACGGCCTGGTTTTTCCTGAGCGCTGGCTGAGTGCTTATGAGCCAAAATAGTCCTCCAGCAGTAATGGATAAATAATACATACAATCATAGGTAGAGCGTGGTACATGAGATGACTCGTCGTCTACAACCACTACTTCCAGAGCAGGACCATCGTATTCCGACTCTTTCAGACGTTTTTCAAAATCCCTCTTGAGTTGCTGGGCGCGGGTAGATTTGCCAGAGCATGGGAAGCCGGTGATGGTGACGAGAGCCATTTCAGCGTACTTGGCCAGCTGAAAACCAACTTCTCTGAATTTGTTATGATTGCAGGTCTGTGGAATACGACACGTCGAGAAGACCATAAGAAAGACGCTTCTCGTCGCCTCAAAGCGTTTTCTCGCTGCCGCCGTTACCGCCGCTGACCTCATTCGTCGTTCCCGGCTTCTCATTactttctcttcttctcattcattttactttttttttaaatTAGACATTAAGTCCACACATTGTAGAAATACCCATGGCCAGCCACCATGATCATGACAAGCCTCTACGTTCCGCGCTGGATCCCATATCATCAGCATACCTTCCATCTTTGAACGGCACGCTCTCCATCGCCAAAGAGGTCCTAATCGGCCCTTTTCAAGGAGACCACAGAAAATCAGAAAGTGCAAGGATTTTGTCAGACCGTAGGTGATACCAGTGACAGTTCCTTTGGGAATACAGAAATCGCTAATTTGGACGTGCAGTCGCCCCTTCTTTGATGCAACCGCGATTTCTGAATGCCGCCTCATCTAGCCAACAACAGTCGCTTTCAAAGTCCTCACGTCCCAATTCACCATACCCACTGTTGCGTCTCCCTACCAACCTTCCTTTCAACAAGTCTTCTCAGCCAACTGCCTCTTCTCTTGCTATTTTGGAAGCAGTAGACAATCTTACTTCACTTTCGCTCGACGACCCTTCACATCCTCGAAATGGCCAAGAATCGCCCAGCCTGATAAGGGGATTCAAGGCCACGATACCCTCG
Protein-coding sequences here:
- a CDS encoding Hypothetical protein (Similar to TIGR gene model, INSD accession AAW46167.1; CNK02080), encoding MALVTITGFPCSGKSTRAQQLKRDFEKRLKESEYDGPALEVVVVDDESSHVPRSTYDSSAQEKPGRASLFSNVNRSLGADTITIVDSANYIKGFRYQMYCAAREAHTRVATIHVVAPPDMCRKWHEGRGECSYKQATFDNLIMRYEEPSSMVRWDSPLFTIPWDEDPPFEDIWNAIIKGDKKPPTSARGKPPPNTLQTLTATTSLINSSLLSHLSSLPNSTTFPIPSPPAPSSPSLVLHLPAKKITLSEIGGLAAAGNWTEGEVATGYVRFLEQTWETG
- a CDS encoding Hypothetical Protein (Similar to TIGR gene model, INSD accession AAW46168.1); translation: MLFGRLLHRPTSRTYACAHQISRTTKMSNSRTYAVSSENRQDPGGGSSLVKTLVEQDPYQRIWFIRPLSLMMFNTESARAAHLNSIWHNYRYHETHIIPFWTLCILSDLRSEAIHRRTGGQDYANVAQRFCTEIGLNIAAVPDNHWCSGLYFREVLRMRQETIKKMLEGPMIRLSDLLPSPTPALYVRDFRNVGASAPFHNNNQYDPVTSPKFAWGPPKLERSDMENIISAHDATFGDWEDIHVRVRDTKLFAIPTYRLLYKVYLPSGEIAVTDGELNDKGHNIILDWPKGKAQPSNHDEYNNGLIFNRTWLDHPEKGIGNCLMGDQGSSSVVSTLFNAMRRGGPIRKETWEDDKIIPLIGSATVPHLQSLMEYTGKMLCGQGQAFSEPSFPIEKKATTTSSSSLFSKVDPTIRTKRSAASSPSPASSLSSRLFGASSFKSAAWTSSGSHSSKRQAVYEKFARAKAEKIGSSIYGPSEQYALRRLHDRNGYYAELGVENLAVELLDKSKEKEVNSILKEKYYTLCKIRHSDIGGAEEDQVRLNRAYEQVETYEQRRNYQLKPENCPSLD